The following proteins are co-located in the Aurantiacibacter atlanticus genome:
- a CDS encoding BCCT family transporter, whose product MNSDSNATLSPPLVELPIKTADRGYYDGFSREVTIPAKVIVSLLIMWAIFFPVNASETLIAANSNIISSFSGWYVYLVAFLMAICFVLAIVPQSGRLRIAAPGDKPEFSRFSWFAMLFGAGIGIGMLTYSTGEPLAHFSNNPDIIRGTMEAHSPEAVRPAFIYTFLHWGFAAWGTYALVGLAIGYVSYRRDLPLTIRSALAPLFGLRLSGIGGHVVDIVAVVATILGVAVTMGLGVEQFVAGLARLGFGDWLQDADGSSSAAAVALSLLILIGASTLSALSGVGKGIKWLSNLNMGLSFGLLALFLVVGSGLFGAKTLVVGLWDYVRTLISNSLTLFDSGSEVGDALVQWQLDWSVFYWAWWIAFAPFVGMFIARISRGRTIREYVFGVLLVPSLMCFVWMTLVGGTAIDLELSGIADGAIVNAGISDQLYATLAVLLDPAMAQLVSGLVVILLMTYLVTSTDSAILIVNTINGAGETDGQRRRHILFWGGALAFVVGSMLILGGIDAIRITMIIGALPFSFVLALMAISILKAVGFDLLRIHQGVPTTAVACAEHAARK is encoded by the coding sequence TTCCCCGTGAATGCCAGTGAAACCCTGATCGCTGCCAACTCGAATATCATTTCGAGCTTTTCTGGATGGTATGTCTATCTCGTCGCTTTTCTCATGGCGATCTGCTTCGTGCTGGCGATTGTGCCGCAATCGGGACGCTTGCGAATAGCTGCACCGGGCGACAAGCCGGAATTCTCCCGCTTTTCGTGGTTCGCCATGCTTTTTGGAGCCGGCATCGGCATCGGCATGCTGACATATTCGACCGGCGAGCCGCTGGCGCATTTCTCTAACAATCCGGATATCATTCGCGGGACTATGGAAGCGCATTCCCCGGAAGCGGTGCGCCCAGCCTTCATCTATACGTTTCTTCATTGGGGCTTTGCCGCATGGGGCACCTATGCGCTGGTCGGACTGGCAATCGGCTATGTGTCGTATCGTCGTGACCTGCCATTGACGATCCGCTCGGCGCTCGCTCCTCTGTTCGGACTAAGGCTGTCGGGCATCGGGGGGCATGTGGTCGATATCGTTGCGGTTGTTGCAACCATTCTGGGTGTTGCTGTCACAATGGGCCTTGGGGTTGAGCAATTTGTCGCAGGACTTGCGCGATTGGGCTTTGGCGATTGGCTGCAGGATGCTGATGGATCTTCTTCCGCTGCCGCTGTAGCGCTATCGTTGCTCATCCTTATCGGTGCCTCGACGCTCAGTGCATTGTCGGGGGTCGGCAAGGGTATCAAATGGTTGTCCAACCTCAATATGGGGTTGTCATTTGGCTTGCTGGCGCTTTTCCTTGTCGTCGGGTCCGGCTTGTTTGGCGCGAAGACACTTGTTGTCGGGCTTTGGGACTATGTGCGCACGTTAATTTCCAATTCGCTGACGCTGTTTGATAGCGGAAGCGAAGTGGGTGATGCGCTGGTCCAATGGCAACTCGACTGGTCGGTGTTTTACTGGGCTTGGTGGATCGCCTTCGCGCCCTTCGTCGGGATGTTCATTGCGCGGATTTCGCGCGGTCGAACGATCCGGGAATATGTATTTGGCGTCCTGCTCGTTCCTTCGCTGATGTGCTTTGTGTGGATGACCCTTGTCGGCGGCACCGCGATCGATCTTGAATTGAGCGGCATTGCGGATGGGGCCATTGTGAATGCGGGGATTTCCGACCAGCTTTACGCCACGCTTGCAGTGTTGCTCGATCCGGCAATGGCCCAGCTTGTATCGGGTCTCGTGGTGATTTTGTTGATGACTTATCTCGTCACTTCGACGGACAGCGCTATCCTGATCGTCAATACCATCAATGGCGCCGGTGAAACCGATGGCCAGCGCCGGCGTCATATTCTGTTCTGGGGCGGGGCATTGGCGTTTGTGGTTGGCAGCATGCTGATCCTGGGCGGCATAGATGCCATCCGCATTACCATGATTATCGGCGCGCTTCCCTTCAGCTTTGTCCTGGCTCTTATGGCAATCTCCATCCTGAAGGCGGTCGGGTTCGACCTGCTGCGAATACACCAGGGCGTGCCCACGACTGCAGTGGCATGCGCCGAGCATGCGGCGCGCAAGTAA